In Spea bombifrons isolate aSpeBom1 chromosome 5, aSpeBom1.2.pri, whole genome shotgun sequence, the sequence AAAGTTGTGTCTCCGGTGTCCTGTTTCTCCGCTTCCCTGCCGGATGTCGCCGTGTCGGGTGTAAGCACTAAGCCACTGGTTATGCCAACACAAAATTATACGTTGATGAAAGTGGCCGGACAGAATGGGGCGTTCTCTCTTGTAGCTTTGCCCCAGGTCAATTCTCCTGTCGGTGCTCCGGTTTTACAGACTGGTACCATACCACTCCAGGAAAATCTCAAATTACCCATCCCCAGGTACCAATCCATGAGAAATAAAAGGTCGTCGGACAAAAAAGTGAATGCTGCCAATGGTCTTAGAAAGATTAAATCGGAAAAGCACACGGTGCAGTTAACCCATGACTGCCCTTGTGAAGTCATTCCAGAATCGGATGGAACCGAAGAAGTGGAGTCAACAAATCTTCCAACTATCCCAACAGAGGATGCCCTTCCAGACGGGAACCCCAATGCTTCTGGGATTCCATCTAGCTTGGCAGACACCGTTCATGTAGACGATTCGGTTTTGCCATTCAGAAACAAATGTCCTCCTAAACCACTGTGCACAAGAAGTCCTATAAAAATTAAACCTGATCCAGAAAAGAAAACGAGCTCAAACGAGAATGGATCCTTCACAAGATGTGAAAGTAGCAAAGTAGTTGATTCCGCTAACTCTATGGCAGTTCTTTCTCCCGTAGTATTTGGCAGCCCGGTTCGTCTCATCTCATCTGCGCCCAAAGGAAAGCTGCCCATCTTGCCCTATTCAAAGATTAAAAAGTCAATTATTTCGAAATGCAAACAATCTGTGAATGTCGCTAAGGTTCCTGCTGTGGATGTTAGACCCGAGTTTAGTAAAGATCAGTCCTGTGTTAAAACGGCAAGCGACATCTCTGTAAGCAGTCCTGTCGACGGGGTATCTGCAGCCAACCAGCCACCCAGCCCTGGTGCCAAGACAGATAGCGGGGGTCTTGGTAAACCAAACGGCGTGttaggaaaaagaagaggaaggaaaagaaaaacgaATAACGAAATCCTAGCCTATCAAACTAAAATGAAACTTGTTGGAAACAGATTGGTAGTTTGCAAAGATAAGCTAAAAATGCAAGTTTTGGATGCAAATGTGAAAAAAGCGATGCTGACCAAGAAATACAGACGCATCATGCCCAAGCCCACCATGGAAGTACAGGGTGTAATTTCCCTTGGTTCGTGTACCCCGGCTTTTGAAGTACGTATGGAGGATTTAACAAATAGAAACAGATGTCATCAACTGAGAACGTGCAGGTTGAAGCAGGTAGACATCATGTCCTTAAAACCAAACGCTGAGTGCAAAACCACCTTAAAAACCTGTTATAAGTGTCATATATGCGACCATAACTTTCAGTTTAAGCATCATTTGCAAGACCACTTGAACACTCATACCAACCGGAGACCCTACCACTGCCGCTTGTGCCGCAAGGCCTATGTTCACTCGGGAAGCCTCAGCACGCACATGAAGCTTCACCACAGCGAAAGCCGGCTCAAGAAACTCATGTGTTGTGAGTTCTGTGCCAAAGTGTTTGGACACATAAGGGTTTATTTTGGTCATCTCAAGGAAGTCCATAGAGTTATTATCAGCACAGAGACCTCCATCAGGCAGCCTGAGAAACCCGAAACCACCAAGGTGAAAGAAGAAGCGGCTTTGATGGAACGGTGGGTCATTTTCCAGTAATACACTTAATTTACTAAAATTCAAGAATTTAAGAAACGTAATGCAACCATTTTCTCTCTTAGGCCTAACAATTGTCAggagagttggcaggaaagATGCTTCTTgacatcactatacattatgaaggcccaacCCCAATTAGCATCTACTGCATGAAgaacctgtataatgtatagttaaatcagcaagatTTCTTGAGTCTTCTTACCTATTGACTGATATGTTGTAGAGGGCCAGATGACCACTTCTTGCCGAAGAAACTCGgaagttggcccttcataataaatagtgaaataGGGGCATTAAAACCACAACCATCATTACATTACCCATCTATACACATAGGACTATAGTggaaatgaacaataacattaagtttgacaatatataaaattaatagtGAGATTAACACACCTTAAGAAACACTTGTACAGACGAAGAAGAGGGCGCTGCAATTGCAAGTTTACAATTTATCGGGAGGTTTAAATAGCAGTCTGCATTGTTTTGTGGATTTTTGGTTATTGTACGTTTTATGTACAAAGTTATTTGCAAAGTTTTCAGAAAGTATTACTACAAACAGCGACGTCTATTTAAGTCACTGGGCCCCTGTTTTGCACTTATTGGGAAAATGTCTACAGTAATGGCCAGAATCTTCAGGGGGTCCATTTAAAGAATCCTGTAATGTATATCTCCCACAGGACGCTATAATATTGGCTAATAAAACTTTAGAATACATGTAGAGAAGCTCTGCTAGGATGTCAATAAGCGTAACATTCACCCTAAACCAAGTCGGCGTGTAAGGTCCAAGGAGCTTGGTTCAGAATTAGATACATTATCTTTGAGACGATATATTTGTATCAGAAAGGCGGCCAATGTGAATCCTCCACAATTAAAAACAGAAACCTTTGCTTCATACTAATAGACGGCAAGCTCCATGCGATGTTCAACATGGATCCAAAGGCCGTTTCCAAGACGAACAATACTAATtgaaacaaacacatatataaactcCCCAGATCAATGATCACAAGCACTCTCTACACTAAATGCGTATTTATTTTGACTTCCTGAGGcttatatatgtgtggatcagaGCCGTCTCCTTTCTGATATGGCTTCAAATTCTCAGTACCTTAGCTGCAGAAAACCATTGCTTTGTATGTTCGGTGTAATAACTTATCAATTACAAACACAAGTAAAATATTCTAAAGAGTGAGGCGTAAGGCATGAAGAATTGGAGCAGACTTAATTCTATGTGGAATAATTGTTGCTTCCTAGTAAGCTGAAATCATGTTTCATCCAGATAATCACTTTTATAAAAATCCAAACAAGTTGCAGAAAAGTGTGTATAAAGTGTGCCATTCTGCAAGCTCTTTAAGCTGAAAAGCAGGACATATTAtagttatgtttttg encodes:
- the ZNF438 gene encoding zinc finger protein 438, with amino-acid sequence MQCRKNPPNAGHFRTIAPKIVPKVVSPVSCFSASLPDVAVSGVSTKPLVMPTQNYTLMKVAGQNGAFSLVALPQVNSPVGAPVLQTGTIPLQENLKLPIPRYQSMRNKRSSDKKVNAANGLRKIKSEKHTVQLTHDCPCEVIPESDGTEEVESTNLPTIPTEDALPDGNPNASGIPSSLADTVHVDDSVLPFRNKCPPKPLCTRSPIKIKPDPEKKTSSNENGSFTRCESSKVVDSANSMAVLSPVVFGSPVRLISSAPKGKLPILPYSKIKKSIISKCKQSVNVAKVPAVDVRPEFSKDQSCVKTASDISVSSPVDGVSAANQPPSPGAKTDSGGLGKPNGVLGKRRGRKRKTNNEILAYQTKMKLVGNRLVVCKDKLKMQVLDANVKKAMLTKKYRRIMPKPTMEVQGVISLGSCTPAFEVRMEDLTNRNRCHQLRTCRLKQVDIMSLKPNAECKTTLKTCYKCHICDHNFQFKHHLQDHLNTHTNRRPYHCRLCRKAYVHSGSLSTHMKLHHSESRLKKLMCCEFCAKVFGHIRVYFGHLKEVHRVIISTETSIRQPEKPETTKVKEEAALMEREKGADNENASFHGHDEEIKLQIKCGRCDVITPTFSDMKLHLFCEHGDKFQKPSDAGILECRRGTQEDVVKHATHYWKMLNERRNIFKCSDCEEEFLGSSKLRKHVCFSQTDQTELLEKGPLIPSDNAEDLEDRGPSVSGGKVQLWNKNNLNCILCKQVFEVKDELLTHWQGSHNCEDPTMLWTVFSSLPRFD